The genome window GATCATGGTAGATGGGTCTTGGCCTGTATGTACAAGAGAAGGAAGttggaatcatacaatccctacagtgcagaaagacgacatttggctcatcaagtctgcactgacccttcaaaaagCATCCCAACTCAGATCTACCCTATCAccgtaacctgcatttcccatgtcacacccacctagtctgcacaatccctggacactacggccaattcagcattgctaattcacctaacctgcacatctttggactgtggggagaaaccggagcacacccaatcagacacgggaagaatatgcaaactccaacaCAGTCACTCAATGCTGGAATCCAACCCGATCCCTATTGCTAGGAGGCAGCAGTATGAACTACTAATGTTGAAATCATCAAAGTCTTAGAGCTGTAGCTTATTTAAATTAGTGTGACAGAAAGTTCCTGAGGGTGAATGGGAATTTGATTTCATTAGGAAAGCTTTACGAGAGGACAGGGTAAACATTGAAGACCATCATCCTGCTCTCAAGTTGGGAAGATCAGGATTGGTTTTtctttggagaaaatgaggatgcagatgctggagatcagagtcgagagtgtggtgctggaaaagcacagggcgGGGGGGAGGTTTGGAAagtttttgctttcagtttaCAGAAGTCCTGGTTGAAGTTGGATGCACGATATAGTTttgcggttagcactgctacctcacagtgccagggacccgggttcgattcccgcctcgggcaactgtctatgtggggtttgcacattctccccgtgtctgcgtgggtttcctccaggtgctctggtttcctcccacaatccaaagatgtgcaggtcagggtgaattggccatgttaaattgcccgtagcgttaggtgcattagtcaggggtaaatgtaggggaatggttctgggtgggtcactcttcggagggtcggtgtggacttgttgggccgaaaggcctgtttccatactgttgggaatctaatctaatctcgaaAAGGagttagttcagagaaattaggaAATAGAATACACCAGTGCAAGGGATGTTAGTGTGAAGGTTCCAGTCCTGAAATGTTTGGTTCGAACCTGGAGGGGGTATTTGAATCTTAATGTCTGGAATGGATTGTGCATTCAGGgaaacaagcctcattcctgaagaagggcttatgcccgaaacatcgatgctcctgctactcagatgctgctgacctgctgtgcttttccaataccacacttttCAGCAAAGGAGCAATCAACGTTTGACAGTCACCTTTGATGCAAGTTTGCTTCCATCATGTGGTCGTATCTGATGCAATGCTCATATTCTCATTTGTAGCATCAGAATCTGAGTGTGGATATCATGGTTTTGAAGattccaacagacatttattgcAACTCACTATTGTACATAAAAATTCCATGCCTTGAGCACCTAGTGACCTGGTGAACCAGGAGGTTACACAGAGTGACCAACATCCAATCGGGTGTCATGCTTTCTGTAATCTGGCGACTTTCTGAGAAGGCAACTCAGATCTTGAGACCCTTGGGTCACGTGCTTTCACAGGTGTACTGACCTTGAGACACAATGGCCTGGAGAACTTGCCGTGTATTCTTCACTTACTGTGCAGGTTTCAGGCAGGCTGTCCTGTGCTGTCACcctcttcattcagaaacagGATGTTACGACAGCTCACCTGACAGAACCGTGTGGAATGTGAAACCTGCTCCAAAAGACAATGGAGCTAATCTCAGTTGATGACACCATCTGCAGCAGACAATGGGCTCTGGCAATTTAGCCACAAACACTTCATCATTCAAGCACTCAGTCTCTTTATACCTGCTCTATAATTGGATGAAACTCAACAATGAATCCTTGATACAGGTGACTCAGCTCTTACTCCAGTCACTGAGCATTTGCTCTATTGTTGGTATTTCCTCTTTGTCACCTTGTTTATGGGATTGGGATTGCTGCATGTTTGTACCCAGACTATGCTGAGGATGGGAAAGGGCAAAATAGAACTGTCACCTCTCTCAATGTGAGAATTACAATCATCACTGCAATCAAGCATTTGATGGCCAGAGTGAGAAATAAAACAGGGATGGGGTAGTAAATTctgagacagagcgagagagtgGAAGCGAGTGTGAGGGTGTGCATGAGTttgggagagtgagtgtgtgcgcgtgtgccagagactgaatgtgtgtgtgaagttaaagatcacacaacaccaggttataggccagtAGGTGTgtctggaagtacaagctttcagagtgctgctctttcgtCTGGGAGTTGCCTGACCAGGACTTcaaaatgaacctgttggactgtaacctggtgttgtgagatttttaactttgtccatcccagtccaacaccggcacctccacatcatgagtgtgtgaagacagtgtgagagactgtgtgtgtgtgcgagagagagtgtgagtgagtgagagaatgagtgtgagagagaaagagaaatgaaacttGTGCTCAGTCTGACTCTCATGAGCCATAGTTGTagtcagaagtcagacgacaccaggttatagtccaactgttttatttgaaatcacaaactttcgaaGCGCTGTCTCTTTTGCGCTTAGTTTCTAGCTTCCTTCTCCTCTGAACCTGCTCATAGGTAATGAGTCGGATGTGAGTGCTTGCAGGAGCAGAGTTTCTGAGACACATTCAAAGTGGGAAGGGTGTAAACAGCACTTGAAGGTACAGAGAAGGAAGCAGGTACAAACACCCTCAGCACCTCTCAATCAGGAACCATATAaccagtgtttttgttttgtgtgtagaTATTAGAGGACAGGCCCCAATATCAGATCCTGAGCACAAGCTTCTCCTATAACAGAAATCCAACTTCAAAAACCCCATGATGTGATCATACTGGGATTCATGTGGCCATGGAGATGGTGGATGTTCATGGCACAACATTAGGATTACTGTTGtcaactgggtcaaaatcccaaaattccctcctgaagggcactgtgggtcggtcaacctacagcacatggactgcagcggttcaagaaggcagctcacccccaccttcttaagtaacaattagggatgagcaacaaatgctaggCCCAGCCTGTGACACGCATGTGTCACGTGTGAGGAAGAAAACAGTGCCCTGCAGTCCCAAGATGTGCCAGCAGAGGCTGATAGGGGCCAGCATATGGCACTGGCTGCTATCAATGCCCAGCCACTGGGAGGCGCAGGACTGCAGTCGAATAGCTCACGTAGAAACTATCACAGTGAGTAATTTAGGGCAGATTTAGCCAGTGCCATCCCGGGGATGAGGGGGTAGTACATTGGGCCTGTGCTTTCTGCAGTTTCGAAGATGACAGTCTCAGAGATACATATCCCTGAAGGAGGCATGATACAGTAAGCTCTTgagagagaggcagtgagagattACAGGGAAATCGAGAACAGGGAGGCAGGGTCTCAGGCTGAGAGGGACAATCACTGCAGATGAAGATGAAGAGAAATCCCAACAGTGATAGGGAGCCTTCCGAATTCTGACACCAAAGTTGTGCAGGGTCACAGAGTATATTGAGATTGACAGAATGTGGAGCACAAAAAGACATCAGATGGAAAACGTGGATGTGGAccaaagattagccatgatcttactgaatggtggtaCAGATTCAGGGgacagaatggcctgctccccACTGTATTTTTCTAACCCTCACCATTGTTGAGTCTGTAACCAGTGagtctttcctcagataagattGCTGGATTCATTTTGGAGAATGAAACACAGAGTTGGGGTGTGTTTGAAAAGACTCAGACCAAGGTATTTAACTCTTTTTCTCAGAGACACGATTTCCAATTACACTTTGTAATAAAGCAGATCTAAGCACATAAATATGGGCCCTGTATCATGGTGAGGTGCCAAAGCTCAGGGAATGGTCCTGTCAGACTGCTCCAAGCACCCTGTGTCTAAAGACCCAGTCTAGAAGCTCTAATAGCTGACCTAGGCTGACCCTCCCAGTATAATATCACAGGAATGTTGTCCTGCCACATTTCTGGAAAGGACACAAAAACGTACCACCTGCCTCAGGCATATAAATTAACCTCCCAGTGGCAATGGGCAGAATAGGGGAATTAAAGGCTGAGTGCAGATTATCTGGATGCTATTGCAGTgttgtctgtgggatcttgctgtgcgacTGTGACTGCTGTCTCTCCTCAGTGACAGCAGTGCCTGCAATTTGAAGAGGTGCTACAATCATGAAAGGCCCAAGTGAACGtacatttcccttttaaataaaaaaggtgACACTGTTCACATTCTGCGAGGGAAGAATTACTTCACAATGGCTAATCTAAAGAGCCCCAAACAAATCCAGGTCAAAGATTCAGAAAACCTGCAATCTTTGTTTTGTTGTTCGGCTGGGGTCAAAGATTAATCCACAAAATGCCATCATTCCTTTATTAAATCAATCAAATAAGCAGGTATTTGACAAAGGGGATCCACACTGGCTGTCTGGAGGGTTTCAGAGGTCAGTCTTGCATCTGACCAGCTCATGAGCTCCCCTCTGCTTCCTGGAACCGTTTCTGAGCATGTTTCTCACAGTACATCTGATCTTGAAACCAGAAATGGCCTCTCATGCTGAGGttcaggccacagtcagtgcaggCGTAGCACTGCTGGTGCCGGTAACAGCCGTCTCGAATCTTCACCACCTCCGTCCTGTGACACGATAGAAATGACACAATGACAGAATCTTAAACTGCTGTCCCTCCAGTCACACACCcctacagcaggtcaggaaaagTGGGACACCTTCCCTGGCTCATCCCATACAAGTCAAATGGATTGATCCCAGGCTGCGAAGACAGAGTGGTTTAGTCTGGGATCCAGGAACCATTGCTGATGTGTTATTGAACTGGATCTAGAACAGGCAGCGTGGGTTTCTTGCTGTTCCCGTGTAGCTTTGTTTTTTGCGCACCCACCTCCTCTTGCCCCTTCCACCTTTGGCTAATTACAATCCCTTGAGCCAAGCTGGACAATACTCACGTAATGCTTGATCCACATTTCTCACACACACGATATTTGGGCACTGGTGTGTTTGGGGCGGAGGGAGAGAATCTTCCCGGGAACTGAACTACTGCTCCTGGTCAGGGTAGAGGCGAAGGAGAAAAGGAGACTTTGTCACACCCAGCGAACAACTTTCCTCCCTCCCCAGCTCCACCATCCGTCATATGCTCCCCTGCTCCTGTAGCCTCTCTGTCTCTTCCACACCATCCTCCTAACATCTCAAAATCTCCCACCTCCACCAGCCAGCTCTGCCCCTCCTCACCGTCCTGGTCTGCATCCAGTGCCTCCTGAAGCTGACGGAAACGATTGGATTGTCGAGGAGGTTCCTTTGCAGCTCGGTTCTCCtggatcatcttataaacctccgaGTCTTTGTCGATATGATTTGAGGAACGCCGATCTGGGACCCTGGGGGCAGTGGGACAAATGGGGATGTGGCCAAAAATCAGTCAAAACCCATTTTAATAACTATCTCACCACCTGCCCCAGTACCCACTTCACCGCCCACCCACCCGGGCAGCACCCACCTCACTGCCCACCTACCCGGGCAGCACccacctcaccaccacccacccagacAGCACCCACCTCAACACCCACCTACCCGGGCAGCACCCACCTCACCACCCCCCGCCCAGCAGCACccacctcaccaccacccaccCTGGCCGTCTGTTAAACCTCTTTGGATCAAGCAGCACACAAATAGCTGCAGGTTCAGGAGTAATGGGATTAAAAGTTTGAATCAATATTTGCAAACTGCTTTGCTACAGTGCATTTAATAGTAAaagagcacagctggtcaggcagcatcacaggagcaggaaaatcgacttttcgggccagagccctcaattcctgatgaagggctccagcccgaaacatcgattctcctgctcctcggatgctgcctgacctgctgtgcttttccagcaacacactctcgactctgatctccagcatctgcagtcctcactgtctcccatttAATAGTAATACCTCAGCTGAAGTACTGTGAGTAGTTGTagacaccacattataggaacaAAGTGAGCAGACGAGAGAGTGAGTGTAGAAcattacaagaatggttccaggaatgagaaacttcagtgatgttGAAGGAAATTGGGGTGTTCTTCTTAGAGAGGAGGTGGCTGAGAGATTTAAGAGAGGATTTTGAAAATCACAagcaggctggacagagtagatcagGAGAAAGTATTCACACtggtaaaaggaacaagaacaagagggacatagatttaatgctatgtgcaaacaaagcaagggtgatgtgagaaaaaaaacttgttcacacagcaagtagttagggtctggagtgcacaggctggaaatgtggtgaaggcagattcagTTGAAGCATTCGGGGGGGGGGCATTAGATGGTtacttggatagaaatagtgtgtaggcaaatggggaaaaagcagcagaattgcacagtgtcatgatgctcatttggagagccagtgaagacctgatgagctgaatggccccctCCTGGATTCTAACACTTAGGTCAAAAGACCCTTCACAGGAACACAAACGGTTAAAGTTTGATGTTCACCACATTGAGGCAGATGAGCAAACACCAAGGAGGAAGTCAGCTTTCCAAAAACGCAAATCCGAAAATGAAGGGCCCAAGTCTCTGATGGGAGAGGGAATATTGCCTGTGATATCTTGCCGTACTCTGCTCGTCGCAGCCTGCCCCCCAGAATACTATCTGAACCGGCCCCTTTCACATCACTCATCAACTGCGAAAAGTCTTTCTCTGGTTGTACAATCTCCTGAGGTAGTGAAAGGTGCTATTGAAAAGCTAGTCCTTATGTTAATGGTGTGTGGCATGCTGCGGACACATTGGCACGTACCTGTTGCTCAGAGCGGCAGAGCTGGGAGAGTGTGATCTTTCAGTCCTATGCCTTACCTCCGAGGGACTCGAGTCTGTGGAGTGGCTCACTCTGGGCACAGAGTAGGAACTGGAGACAGGAGAGAGGCTCCTGCGGACCTGAATCCCTGCTTGGAATCCCTGAAAAAGCAATCAGAAGCAGCAAGGATCAAGACACCAAAGCATCAAACCGACTGAGGGCAAGAGGAGAAAGGCCTTTTGCCCCTCACCAGGAGACTGGGAACAAAGAGATATCCTCCATACATTTGGGCCTTGATGCTCACAAAATTGCTTGTGTCTACGTTAaatcatccttcctcactgttttCAGTGTCTGAGCACCAGCAAGACATCCTGAGACTCAACAGGAGTCACAGAGATCCAGGGTTACCCCCACTGACATACatagtctctgtctctctctctctctctcagcagttCTGCACATCCAGGGTCCTGGGATCACTCACCTTCGGCACCATATTTCCCCGAAATGCTGTCTCCTCCTTCTCTTCTGAGCTCCAAGCTGGGGATACAGTCCTGGAATCAAATGAGAATTCAatccatgttcagcaccattcgcaccATTGCAGATACTGAAATATTGAAGGGTATTTGGATCCTtgttttcctgatatatattaatgacgtGGATCTTGATGTataggggacaatttcaaagttggaAGATGACATGCACTTTGAAGAATTATTAACTTTGAGGACTGTGTAGAACTCAAGAAGATCATtgtcaagttgttggagtgggcagataggtggcagatgaggttatagtcatagagatatacttgggtctaacttgtccatgtcaaccagatatcctaaattaatctagtcccagcggtcagcacttcacccatatctctctaacccttcctattcatatacctgtccagatgccttttaaatgttgtaattgtattagcctccaacacttcctctggcagctcattccatacatgcaccatcctctgtgtgaaaaagttgttccttaggtcccttttaaatctttcccctctcacctaaacctgtgccatctaattctggactccccccccactccagggaaaagacgttgtccgtttaccctatccattccccgaattattttataaacctcgataaggtcacccctctgcctgtgacgttccagggaaaacagctccagcctatccagcctctcggTGCAGCTCAAATGCACCAATCCTGGCCAACATCctcacaaatcttttctgaactctttcaagtttcacaacatccttcaattagcagggagaacagaattgcatgcagtgttcCGAAACtgccctaaccaatgttctgtacagccataacacgacctcccaactcctatattccatgcactgaccaataaagtaaacacaTCAAatgcctcttcactatcctgtctgcatGTTATCCACTGtcaaggttcaatgcagagaagcatgaggtggtgcactttggtcagaaaacCAGTGAAAGACAATAGAATTGTACCCCCTATTTTATGAAGGaatatagggactggatgtttaTGTGCAGAGATCGTTGAAGTTGGCAGATGAAGagagcagggaggagaaagtgaggactgcagatgctggagaccagagttgaaaaatgtggtgctggaaaagcgcagcaggtcaggcagcatccaaggagcaggagaatcagagaGCAGTAAATAATGCATATTGTTCTCGGTTTTCTTGACAGCAGCAGAAAAGATGACGTTGTACAAGACAAAGGACAAACACCTTACCCAGAGGAGACAGACATGTTCAAATAGAATTCCCCTCCAAAGGTTTCAACTGACTCAGAACAGTGACAGAGATTGGCCATGCAGAAGTGGACTCACCTCATGTTAGTATTGGGAGAGATGGATTTCTGATcaggtgcaggagagagggatcGGACAGATGTGAGGTTTGGGGATCGTGGACTGTTGCTTGCACTCCACCTTCTCTTGACAAGGTTCGTATTCTCATCCTTGTCCGTGTGTAGGACACTCTTGGAGAGAGcaaagaggaaaagggaaaattAGTCCAATTTCTCAAAACGTGAGAATTTCCTCCCAAGCCTTAATTCAACATCTGCATTATGATAGTCTAACAGTCAATGAGCAACACACTCCCTTTTAAAATGTAGGCAATATCAATCAACTTGCTCACAGcagccttcctctggcagtgtggtACTCCCACCATACCTCCCCTCTGATAATGTGGCAATCCAGTATTACTGAGGTGATATTTGGATTCTCTGAATGTACTGGTATGGGGATAGATTGGGAAGGGGGACGGAGGTGGCTCAGTAATGatcttgctgaatgaagagaaaaCCCCACAGGCCACATaacctcttcctgctcctgatgTTCCAGCTGAAGGTTTGGGGTCAATCCCAGGTCAGTACTGTCAGAATGTTCCGAGATTCCTGAgaggtagatgaacagagagaggtAAAGGTGTTTATGCTGCTTGGTaccatccctgcctctgagccagcagGCTgtggttcatgtcccacctgtaCAACCCCTATACAAGTAGATTCAGAAATACCtggacagagacagggagagacacaATGTTACCATCTTAAGTTTGTGCAGCCCAAACACAGTGCATATGAATCTAGAGGAACCTGGAGGCAGAGTAAATGCAGACAGTGAACCAGTGTGGTACTCTGTGCAATGGAAGTGATTTGGCAGTACTGTGGAGCAAGGCTGAAGCAGACTGGAACCCCCTCTGTACCCTGCAACCAATACTCACCTCGAATCTCTGTGCAAGGAAAGTGTTTGTGGGAGATCCATCAAGGGGTCCAGGGGAACCTGCCTCTGGCcttcaacaaacaaaaaaaaaagccacaatGAGACATCACAGCATTGAAAATCAAATTACTTCCATCATTAGGAAGACCAAGCCGTTGTAGTTAAACTTCCCTACACAAGACATTGATTTCAAATCTGCAATTACCCCCATCTCACTCAAATCTATCAGTGCTACAGTAAGGTGCTGTTGTGGGGTAGTGGTAACAACTCTtgctctggaccaggaggcctgggtttatGTCCCATCTGCTCAAGGTCTGTAATAACATACATGAACAAATGGATGAGAGAACATAGAATAAGTATTGAGTTCATTAATGGACGAAACAAACCTATGGAAACACATGCTCAAATCCTGAAAGCTGCAGTTTGAGAATTTCAGTGAGAGGTAAACCCGAGTGATAGTGAGGCCCCAGATTCACATCACTGCCCCACTCCTCCCCTTCCAGGGAAGAGGAGTCCTATTCTCGTCCAGAATGTCCCACTGTGACCGGGTGGACTCAGACTGGCCGGATGTCCACCTGACAGACCAGGTTCCAGTGATTCAGGAAGTGATGGGTAAAATGGACAGCAGTCCGACTCTTGGATCTGGAATATGGAAAACACCGAGACTTGGGTATGATACAACAGGCCTGCTCGTCATTACCCTGTTTGGGCAAAAATCACTGGGACAGACCCTCTCACATTAACCCACATGCAATAGGGCCAGACAGCATTTACCACCATTTCTCGTAGGTACCAACTGAGGAATACTCCGAGACCATCTCAGTGTACATTACCCTCCCGACCCAACTCCCTCTTAGTCTCCCAGAACCCTTCACCCCTTTCATCTCAACCCATTCCCTAAGGTCTATATTCTCCTCCCTCATCAGCTTGAACCATCTCCCCCTCTGGCCTATTCCACCCCGTTACCCATTTCCCCCAAACCCTGAAGGAAGGCACTGGGAGAAAGGGAGCAGACTGGCTTTTAAAGCAGCAGCCCCAGTTATAGCCAATCAGGTCAGTGGGAATTTAGAAAGGGTGGGTGAAGAGGAAGAGTtcaacagacacacaaacacacgtacAGACACTAACAGGTCTCGTACCCCCGAAGCCTCTGAATGGGACAGAAGGAAGGGCAGGTCATAAAGTCGCTGCAACATTGCCCGattcctgctccatttgttgtagTTACAGACACGGTTTACCCAAATTACACTGAGCCCAACCTGGTTCCTCTCCAGCCTGGAACTGAGAAAACCTGTCCTCTCCTTTAGTCCCTGCATTAGCAGAGGTACTGGAACATACTCCATGTCCATGCGCAGAGTCAGACTGAGGGAGAGATGACCACCAGAGTATCCCTCACCTACCTCTCCTCCAAGTGGATCCTCAGCCACAGTCAACACAGGATTGATCGACAGACATAGCTGACGACTTGCCTCACTCAGTGGCAGGCAGCAGCCTGTACACTGGTGTTGTTCATCTGAAATTTTCCACAGTTCGGCATTTCAGACCGCGTCCCCAAACTTCTGCatctctcacagccacacaccTCTCAATGTCGAGGATGAGATCCCCTTCACACATTCTGATCCGGTTCTGAGCCTCCATGTTGAGCATGTCAGAGGTTTCAGTCCCATTGATGCTCGTGATCAGGTCTCCCAGCCGGAGATCCACTAAGTCTGCTTTGCTCCCACTAGTGACCTATGAGTAGAGAAGGTAAAGAGAGGGGTtcataatctaaaaaaaaaagagttctgtTTGTCTCTTTACTTCTGGTGCCCAGTGCCAGCTGGATCGGTGAATTATGGACACCGGATAATTGGCATGAGGAGCAGGGCTGTAGGGCGTAGACAAGAGATTGAGACGCAGGTAAATTTGTTTTCGTTTTGCAGAGGAAGCTGCTGTGATCCCAGGCATGCTGCCTAAAAGGAACAGTGATGGaaacagctgaaacaaaaactttcaaaagagaattagataAATACATCATCACTGTcagag of Chiloscyllium plagiosum isolate BGI_BamShark_2017 chromosome 42, ASM401019v2, whole genome shotgun sequence contains these proteins:
- the pdlim2 gene encoding PDZ and LIM domain protein 2 isoform X2 — its product is MLNMEAQNRIRMCEGDLILDIERPEAGSPGPLDGSPTNTFLAQRFESVLHTDKDENTNLVKRRWSASNSPRSPNLTSVRSLSPAPDQKSISPNTNMRTVSPAWSSEEKEETAFRGNMVPKGFQAGIQVRRSLSPVSSSYSVPRVSHSTDSSPSEVRHRTERSHSPSSAALSNRVPDRRSSNHIDKDSEVYKMIQENRAAKEPPRQSNRFRQLQEALDADQDGAVVQFPGRFSPSAPNTPVPKYRVCEKCGSSITTEVVKIRDGCYRHQQCYACTDCGLNLSMRGHFWFQDQMYCEKHAQKRFQEAEGSS
- the pdlim2 gene encoding PDZ and LIM domain protein 2 isoform X1, giving the protein MSRTVKLCGPGPWGFRITGGRDFHKKITVSKVTSGSKADLVDLRLGDLITSINGTETSDMLNMEAQNRIRMCEGDLILDIERPEAGSPGPLDGSPTNTFLAQRFESVLHTDKDENTNLVKRRWSASNSPRSPNLTSVRSLSPAPDQKSISPNTNMRTVSPAWSSEEKEETAFRGNMVPKGFQAGIQVRRSLSPVSSSYSVPRVSHSTDSSPSEVRHRTERSHSPSSAALSNRVPDRRSSNHIDKDSEVYKMIQENRAAKEPPRQSNRFRQLQEALDADQDGAVVQFPGRFSPSAPNTPVPKYRVCEKCGSSITTEVVKIRDGCYRHQQCYACTDCGLNLSMRGHFWFQDQMYCEKHAQKRFQEAEGSS